One segment of Bradyrhizobium sp. CB2312 DNA contains the following:
- a CDS encoding acyl-CoA dehydrogenase family protein has translation MDLTFNAEERAFQDEVRGFIAKNLTDEVKRATALTPSVFSDPDIGMAWQRALHSRGWGAPGWPVEYGGPDWTPAQRWIFETESARAGVPNVNVMGVKMVGPVIIGFGSPEQKNFYLPRILSGEDYWCQGYSEPGSGSDLSSLKTRAVRDGDDYVINGTKIWTTHAHHANRMFALVRTSDGPRQQDGISFILIDMKTPGITTRPILTIGGDHEVNQVFFDDVRVPVTNRVGEEGKGWTYGKYLLEFERGSGIASAKLREGLKAIAELAESDLTGRAIDSPDIASRISEVEVDIDALEMTELRVLSALQTGQNPGAVSSILKLRNSEIRQAVTRLGADVIGHDALAVEPMRPLYRLNHEPATPEDMLTVVPEYLNGRAYTIFGGTSEIQRDIIAKMMLGI, from the coding sequence ATGGACCTCACGTTCAATGCCGAGGAGCGCGCCTTCCAGGACGAGGTGCGCGGCTTCATCGCCAAAAACCTCACCGACGAGGTGAAGCGCGCGACCGCGCTAACGCCGTCGGTATTCTCCGACCCCGATATCGGCATGGCCTGGCAGCGCGCGCTGCACAGCCGCGGCTGGGGCGCGCCGGGCTGGCCGGTCGAATATGGCGGTCCGGACTGGACGCCGGCGCAGCGCTGGATCTTTGAGACCGAGTCCGCACGCGCGGGCGTGCCGAATGTCAACGTGATGGGCGTGAAGATGGTCGGGCCCGTCATCATCGGCTTCGGCTCGCCCGAGCAGAAGAATTTTTACCTGCCGCGGATTCTCTCCGGCGAGGACTATTGGTGCCAGGGCTATTCAGAGCCGGGCTCCGGCTCCGACCTGTCCTCGCTGAAGACGCGCGCGGTGCGCGACGGCGACGACTACGTCATCAACGGCACCAAGATCTGGACCACGCACGCCCACCATGCCAACCGCATGTTCGCGCTGGTGCGCACCAGCGACGGGCCGCGGCAGCAGGACGGCATCAGCTTCATCCTGATCGACATGAAGACGCCGGGCATCACCACGCGGCCGATCCTCACCATCGGCGGCGACCACGAGGTCAACCAGGTGTTTTTCGACGACGTGCGCGTGCCCGTGACCAACCGTGTCGGCGAGGAAGGCAAGGGCTGGACCTACGGCAAGTATCTGCTCGAGTTCGAGCGCGGCTCCGGCATCGCGTCAGCGAAGCTGCGCGAAGGGTTGAAGGCCATCGCGGAGCTCGCGGAGTCCGACCTGACCGGGCGCGCGATCGACAGTCCCGATATCGCTTCGCGCATCTCCGAGGTCGAGGTTGACATCGACGCGCTCGAGATGACCGAGCTGCGCGTGCTCTCGGCGCTCCAGACCGGGCAGAATCCCGGCGCGGTGTCGTCGATCCTGAAGCTGCGCAACAGCGAGATCCGCCAGGCCGTGACGCGCCTCGGCGCCGACGTGATCGGCCACGACGCCCTCGCCGTCGAGCCGATGCGCCCGCTCTACAGGCTGAACCACGAGCCGGCAACGCCTGAGGACATGCTGACGGTGGTGCCGGAATATCTCAACGGCCGGGCCTACACGATCTTCGGCGGCACGTCGGAGATCCAGCGCGATATTATTGCGAAGATGATGCTGGGGATTTGA
- a CDS encoding acyl-CoA dehydrogenase: MDLNLSDEQRLLRESAERFVAESYDADHRRKMASDPLGFSPDVWKQFAELGWLALPIPEEFGGLGGGPVEIGILMEAFGRGLVSEPYIATVVLGAALIEKCGTTGQKEARLPKVADGSLKLAFAHSERAARFDLAKVATVAHKTAEGWRLSGSKIGVLDGHAADEIIVSAHIHDHRGPSGRIGLFLVPAKTPSVAMSDYQRLGGGRACNIELSGVELPQDALLGDDSDTLPAIEWAVDRAMAALGAEAVGIMQTLLDTTLDYTKIRKQFGRPLSANQVIRHRLADMAMQVDEARSMALRAALKVDAEPLERARAASGAKAKIGKCARFVGEQSIQLHGGMGVTEELEVGAYFKRLVAFDTLFGGSAHHYARHAQLGRTA, from the coding sequence ATGGACCTCAATCTCAGTGACGAGCAACGGCTGCTGCGCGAGAGCGCGGAGCGCTTCGTGGCCGAAAGCTACGATGCCGATCACCGCCGCAAGATGGCGAGCGATCCGCTTGGCTTCAGCCCCGATGTCTGGAAGCAGTTCGCCGAGCTCGGCTGGTTGGCGCTGCCGATCCCTGAGGAGTTTGGCGGGCTCGGCGGCGGCCCGGTCGAGATCGGGATTCTGATGGAAGCGTTTGGCCGCGGGCTGGTGTCCGAGCCGTACATCGCGACCGTGGTGCTTGGAGCGGCCCTGATCGAGAAGTGCGGCACCACCGGGCAGAAGGAGGCGCGGCTGCCGAAGGTTGCGGACGGATCGCTAAAACTCGCCTTTGCGCATTCCGAGCGCGCGGCGCGGTTCGATCTCGCCAAGGTCGCGACCGTCGCTCACAAGACAGCGGAGGGTTGGCGCCTCTCCGGCAGCAAGATCGGCGTGCTCGACGGCCACGCTGCCGATGAGATCATCGTCTCCGCGCATATCCACGATCATCGGGGACCGTCGGGGCGCATCGGCCTGTTCCTGGTACCGGCGAAAACGCCGAGCGTTGCCATGAGTGACTATCAACGTCTCGGCGGCGGACGGGCCTGCAACATCGAGCTATCAGGCGTAGAGCTGCCGCAGGATGCTCTCCTCGGTGACGATAGCGACACACTGCCCGCGATCGAATGGGCGGTCGACCGCGCCATGGCTGCGCTTGGCGCAGAAGCCGTCGGCATCATGCAGACGCTGCTCGACACCACGCTGGACTACACCAAAATTCGAAAACAGTTCGGCCGGCCGCTGTCCGCCAATCAGGTGATCCGTCATCGCCTCGCCGACATGGCGATGCAGGTGGACGAGGCGCGCTCGATGGCGCTGCGGGCGGCGTTGAAGGTGGATGCTGAGCCGCTCGAGCGTGCTCGGGCGGCATCAGGCGCGAAAGCAAAAATCGGCAAATGCGCGCGCTTCGTCGGCGAGCAGTCGATCCAGCTCCATGGCGGCATGGGCGTCACCGAGGAGCTCGAGGTCGGCGCCTATTTCAAGCGGCTGGTCGCCTTCGACACGCTGTTCGGCGGCAGCGCCCACCACTATGCCCGCCACGCCCAGCTCGGCCGTACGGCCTGA
- a CDS encoding enoyl-CoA hydratase, producing the protein MSSFETILVERPEPAITRIVMNRPDARNAQNLQMTYDLNAAFDAAVQDDTVKVIILAGNGPHFSSGHDLRPGAKNAAGVDFPPVGNWGGFAEPNAHGHFAREQEIYLQITRRWRNLAKPTIAEVHGKCIAGGLMLAWACDLIVASDDAQFCDPVVTMGVCGVEWFVHPWELGPRKAKEFLFTADSWSAQEAHQLGMVNQVVPRAELSARVLELARRIAAKPSFALKLTKEAVNRSVDVMGQPAAIDQAFALHQLCHAHNLQEFSMIVDPSGLHPSVRKPPAAAE; encoded by the coding sequence ATGTCCTCGTTCGAGACCATCCTCGTGGAGCGGCCGGAGCCGGCGATCACCCGGATCGTGATGAACCGGCCAGATGCGCGCAACGCGCAGAACCTGCAAATGACCTACGACCTCAACGCCGCCTTCGACGCGGCGGTGCAGGACGATACGGTCAAGGTCATCATCCTCGCCGGCAACGGGCCGCACTTCTCTTCAGGCCATGACCTGCGCCCCGGGGCTAAGAATGCCGCAGGCGTCGATTTTCCGCCGGTAGGAAATTGGGGCGGCTTTGCCGAACCCAATGCACACGGCCACTTCGCACGCGAGCAGGAAATATATCTCCAGATCACGCGGCGTTGGCGCAATCTGGCAAAACCGACCATTGCCGAGGTGCATGGCAAGTGCATCGCGGGCGGATTGATGCTGGCCTGGGCCTGCGACCTCATCGTCGCCAGCGACGATGCGCAGTTCTGCGACCCCGTTGTCACCATGGGCGTCTGCGGTGTCGAGTGGTTCGTGCATCCCTGGGAGCTCGGCCCGCGCAAGGCCAAGGAGTTTCTGTTCACCGCCGACAGCTGGAGCGCGCAAGAGGCGCATCAGCTCGGCATGGTCAACCAGGTCGTGCCGCGTGCGGAGCTGTCGGCACGCGTGCTGGAGCTGGCGCGCCGGATCGCAGCAAAGCCGTCCTTTGCATTGAAGCTGACCAAGGAGGCGGTGAACCGCTCGGTCGACGTGATGGGCCAGCCTGCCGCGATCGACCAGGCCTTTGCGCTGCATCAGCTCTGCCACGCCCATAACCTTCAGGAGTTCAGCATGATCGTCGATCCGTCCGGCCTGCATCCCTCCGTGCGCAAGCCGCCGGCGGCCGCGGAGTAG
- a CDS encoding LemA family protein, with protein sequence MRKILTVLAALASLSLTNCGYNAIQTEDEQIKANWSEVVNQYQRRADLVPNLVNSVKGFAQQEKDVLLGVTNARAKVGSIQATPEVLNDPAAFQKFQAAQGELSSALSRLLVVTENYPQLKSDALFKDLMSQLEGTENRITVARNRYIKAVQDYNVTIRSFPSNFTAMAFGYKEKPNFSVENEKEISTAPKVDFNAAPAPSK encoded by the coding sequence ATGCGCAAGATCCTCACCGTGCTGGCGGCGCTGGCCTCGCTCAGCCTCACCAATTGCGGCTACAACGCGATCCAGACCGAGGACGAGCAGATCAAGGCCAACTGGTCCGAGGTCGTGAACCAGTATCAGCGCCGCGCCGATCTCGTGCCCAACCTCGTCAACTCGGTGAAGGGCTTTGCGCAGCAAGAGAAGGACGTGCTGCTCGGCGTCACCAATGCCCGCGCCAAGGTCGGCAGCATCCAGGCAACGCCGGAAGTGCTGAACGATCCCGCCGCCTTCCAGAAATTCCAGGCCGCCCAGGGCGAGCTCTCCAGCGCGCTGTCTCGGCTCCTCGTGGTCACCGAGAACTATCCGCAGCTCAAATCGGATGCGCTGTTCAAGGATTTGATGTCGCAGCTCGAAGGCACCGAGAACCGCATCACGGTTGCCCGCAACCGCTACATCAAGGCGGTGCAGGACTATAACGTCACCATCCGCTCGTTCCCGAGCAACTTCACCGCCATGGCGTTCGGCTACAAGGAAAAGCCGAATTTCTCGGTCGAGAACGAGAAGGAGATATCGACCGCGCCGAAGGTGGATTTCAACGCCGCGCCTGCGCCGTCGAAGTAG